The Amycolatopsis umgeniensis DNA segment TTCAAGGCCGAGCACGGCCGCGAACCGTCCGAAACCGAGGCCGCCGAACTGCGCGAGTGGGCGCTGCGCAACGTCCGCGGCACCGTGCAGGCGGACATCCTCAAGGAGGATCAGGGGCAGAACACCTGCATCTTCTCCACCGAGTTCAGCCTGCGCATGATGGCCGACATCCAGGAATGGTTCATCGACCACGGCGTCCGGAACTTCTACTCGGTGTCGATCTCCGGCTATCACATCGCCGAGGCCGGGGCGAACCCGATCTCGCAGCTGGCGTTCACCCTGTCGAACGGCTTCACCTACGTCGAGAGCTACCTCGCGCGCGGGATGAGCATCGACGACTTCGCGCCGAACCTGTCGTTCTTCTTCTCCAACGGGATGGACGCCGAGTACTCGGTGCTGGGCCGGGTCGCGCGCCGGATCTGGGCCGTTGCGATGCGGGAGCGCTACGGCGCCAACGAGCGCTCGCAGAAGCTCAAGTACCACGTGCAGACCTCCGGCCGGTCGCTGCACGCGCAGGAGATGAGCTTCAACGACATCCGCACCACGCTGCAGGCGTTGTGCGCGCTCTACGACAACGCGAACTCCCTGCACACCAACGCTTTCGACGAGGCGATCACAACGCCGTCGGAGAGCTCGGTGCGCCGCGCGATGGCCATCCAGATGATCATCAACAAGGAGTGGGGCCTGTCGAAGAACGAGAACCCGTTGCAGGGTTCGTTCATCATCGACGAGCTGACCGACCTGGTCGAAGAGGCCGTCCTGCTGGAGTTCGACCGGATCTCCGAACGCGGCGGCGTGCTGGGCGCGATGGAGACCGGCTACCAGCGCGGCAAGATCCAGGACGAGTCGATCCTCTACGAACGCCAGAAGCACGACGGCACGCTGCCGATCATCGGCGTCAACACCTTCCGCAACCCGCACGGCGGCGAGAACGACGTCGAGGTCGAGCTGGCGCGGGCGACCGAGGACGAGAAGGTGTCGCAGCTGAACCGGCTCGAGGACTTCCAGCACCGGCACCACGCCGAGGCACAGGTCGCGCTCAAGACGCTGCGCGAGGCGGCGACCCGCGGCGGCAACCTGTTCGGTGTCCTGATGGACGCCGCGCGGGTCTGCTCGCTCGGGCAGATCACCGAGGCGTTCTTCGAGGTGGGCGGGCAGTACCGGCGCAACGTCTAGCGGGCGGGAATATCGCGGGGCGTGTTCGGGTAGTTGCAGAACATGGAGATCGGAATCGCCACCTTCATCACCGATGAAGGCATCAGGCCGGACGTCCTCGCCGCCGCCGCGGAAGAACGCGGGTTCAGCTCGCTCCACATCGCGGAGCATTCGCACATCCCGGTCAGCCGGGAGTCGCCGTATCCGGGCGGCGGGGATCTGCCGCGCGTGTACTACCGGACCCTGGACCCGTTCGTCGCGCTGACTGCGGCGGCCGGGGCCACGTCGAACCTCCGGCTGGGCACGGGCGTCGCGCTGCTGCAGCAGCGCGACGTCATCCACACGGCGAAAGAGGTCGCCTCACTGGACCTGGTCTCGCGAGGCCGGTTCGACTTCGGTGTCGGCGTCGGGTGGAACCGGGAGGAAATGCGCAATCACGGCACGGATCCGCGCACCCGGGGCGCGCTCGTCGACGAGCAGCTCGCCGCGTTGAAGGAGATCTGGACCAAGGACGAGGCCGAGTTCCACGGCAAGCACGTCGACTTCGACCCGATCTTCGCTTGGCCCAAGCCGGTGCAGAAGCCGCATCCGCCGATCTACATCGGCGGCGCGGGGGAGAAGGCGATGGAACGGATCGCCAAGTACGGCGACGGCTGGCTGCCCCACGCCCACACCCCGCCGGAGGACCTCCTCAAGGCGCGCCAGTGGCTGACCGACCAGGGCCGGACGGGGCTCAAGTTCTCGGCCTTCGGTGCCACTCCCGAGGTGGACGCGCTGCGCCGGCTGGAGAGCGGCAGCGTCGACGAGGCCACGATCTTCCTGCCGACCGAGCCCGAAGCGGCGACACTGGAGCGACTCGACCAGTACGCGAAGGTCGCCGAGAGCTTTCGAAAGGGGCAGCAGGCGTGACTGAGGTTCAAATCGGCTTGGCCGCCGCGCTGGAGCAGTTCTCTCCGCGCGAGTCGATCCGGCTGGCCGCGCTGGCCGAACAACACGGATTCTCCGGTCAGATGGCCGCCGACCACTTCCAGCCGTGGGTCCCTCAACAGGGTGAAGCTTCCTTCGTGTGGAGCGTGCTCGCCTCGCTGGCGGAGAACACCACCGGCGACCTGGGGCCGGGCGTGACCTGCCCGTCGTTCCGGCTGCACCCGTCGATGGTCGCGCAGGCCGCGGCGACGCTGGAGGCGACCTACCCGGGCCGGACCTGGCTCGGCATCGGCTCCGGCGAGGCGCTCAACGAGCACATCATCGGCGGCTACTGGCCCGAAGCGCCCGAGCGCGTGCGCCGGATGTTCGAGGCGCTCGAGGTCATCCGGAAGCTGTTCACCGGCAAGGACGTCAAGCACAGCGGTGAGTTCTTCAAACTGCACACCACCCGGCTGTGGACACTGCCGGACGAGCCGCCGCCGATCTACATCGCGTCCGCGGGCCCGTACACGTCGCGCAAGACCGGCGAACTCGCGGACGGGCTGATCACGCCGGGCGCGTCGATCGAGAAGCTGGCGGGGATCCTCGACAACTTCGGGACCGGCGCGCGCAAGGCGGGCAAGGACCCGGACGCGATGCCGAAGCTGCTGCAGGTGCACCTGTCGTGGGCCGAGGACGACGAGACGGCGTGGGCCAACGCGATGGACCAGTGGCCCAACGGCGGCATGAAGTTCCCGAAGGCCGACATCCGCTCGCCGTTCGACTTCGCGCAGATGGCGAAACTGGTGCGGCGTGAGGACTTCGAGGGGCGCATGGTCGTCTCGTCCGATCCGGACGTGCACCGCGCGGCGCTGCAGAAGTACGTCGATGCGGGCTTCAACCGGATCTACGTGCACAACGTGGGCCGGAACCAGGACGAGTTCATCGAGACCTTCGGGCGGGACGTGCTGCCGAAGCTCACCGCTTGACCGGACCCCGACTCACCCCCACCCGATGTCGCGAAAGCCACTTTCGGGACATCAGATGTCCCGAAAGTGGCTTTCGCGACCTCCAGAGCCGACACGCAAGCGAGCGGCCCGACACGGTTGTCTCGCCCCTCGCGAGACCTACTGCGGTTCGGCATTCCGGTCGCCTGAAGTACAGGAAGGCCCCCTTCACCGCGCTAGACGCAATGAAGGGGGCCTTCCTGTACTGGGGAAGGAGTTCAGGCGTTCTTGTCCAGCAGCAGGTGCACCGAGAGCTCCAGCCGGTTCGCGACGTCGGCCGCCGAAGCGCGGCGGGTCACCCAGGCGACCAGGTTCGCCATCCAGACGTCGGCGATGACGTGGAAGATGTCGCGATCGGCCTCGGTCGGATCCTCGATGCCCATGGCCTTGGCGAACATGTTCTCCAT contains these protein-coding regions:
- a CDS encoding LLM class F420-dependent oxidoreductase; protein product: MEIGIATFITDEGIRPDVLAAAAEERGFSSLHIAEHSHIPVSRESPYPGGGDLPRVYYRTLDPFVALTAAAGATSNLRLGTGVALLQQRDVIHTAKEVASLDLVSRGRFDFGVGVGWNREEMRNHGTDPRTRGALVDEQLAALKEIWTKDEAEFHGKHVDFDPIFAWPKPVQKPHPPIYIGGAGEKAMERIAKYGDGWLPHAHTPPEDLLKARQWLTDQGRTGLKFSAFGATPEVDALRRLESGSVDEATIFLPTEPEAATLERLDQYAKVAESFRKGQQA
- a CDS encoding TIGR03557 family F420-dependent LLM class oxidoreductase produces the protein MTEVQIGLAAALEQFSPRESIRLAALAEQHGFSGQMAADHFQPWVPQQGEASFVWSVLASLAENTTGDLGPGVTCPSFRLHPSMVAQAAATLEATYPGRTWLGIGSGEALNEHIIGGYWPEAPERVRRMFEALEVIRKLFTGKDVKHSGEFFKLHTTRLWTLPDEPPPIYIASAGPYTSRKTGELADGLITPGASIEKLAGILDNFGTGARKAGKDPDAMPKLLQVHLSWAEDDETAWANAMDQWPNGGMKFPKADIRSPFDFAQMAKLVRREDFEGRMVVSSDPDVHRAALQKYVDAGFNRIYVHNVGRNQDEFIETFGRDVLPKLTA